In Suncus etruscus isolate mSunEtr1 chromosome 2, mSunEtr1.pri.cur, whole genome shotgun sequence, the genomic stretch cttatctaacatttccaagacccctcccaggaatgggagggtctcgcaggtaaggttacacctactatccggtttccaagacccctcccagaaatgggtgggtctcagggtctcaaataggtacacccacagtgCATAGAGGAAATCTAGGTAGAATTCTCCATGACACTGAGTTCATGGTAACTTCATGAATAAAATGTCAGTGACCAAGCAGTgggagaaaagataaacaaataagattACATTAATCTAAGAAGCTTTGAACCTCAAAAAAattgtgactagaatacaaagactaccagtggaatgggagaaactattcatcaaatctgataaggggttaatatctaagatttaaacttaacaagagaaaaaacatttatcCCCATCAaaagatgttccacatcattaatcattaatcatcagtgagatacaaatcaaaacagcattaTGATATCTCATGCTACAGAAAATaacatcaaaacaaacaacaaatggtgctggagtGAATTCggggagaaaggtactcttactattggtgggaatgttgattgGTTCAAACTTTTGTAAACAATATGGACagtcctcaaaaagctagaaattaagTTCGTATGTGACCCAGAAATAATACTTCTGGGAGCAACACAAGtaccccaaaacagatgagtagatgaagaaactgtgatatatctacacaatgaaatactatggagTTGTAAGTAAAAGCAAGGTCATAAAAGTTACTgatatgtggatggatatggagagtatcattcttagtgaaatgagtcagtggtTAGAGGGACAGACATGGaatgattatatttatttgtgaaatattaaaaataaaatgagaatatggtaataatatctagagacaattgagatgaggaTGAGGAAGACTAGTCCATAATAAAAATTTGCCACAAATCCCCAGAAGTgctgttagggtagagaaggcaccactatgacaataatagctgaaaatgatcactctgaacaagaacagggtgctgaaaggagataaaattataaccatgataccctttcagtcgTTACATTGCAAAGTATAGTATCTAAAagggggggaaaaagaaaagatagaaagagatatagaagaaaaatgcctgccataaaggcaggctggGGAAAGGACAGTCTGGAGGGCTGTAGTGAGAATGGGGATATTTGTGGCTAAAAGTGTGCATTAttgaaggttgttgtacacttTATGAACACTGAAAGTCAACCAGGAGCAACTTTGTACCTGTggaaaaaaatgtcttaaaacaACCTGgtaaaccaaggtgtttaaataaactcatttaaataaaaaaaatatgcctaattccaactatcattaacTTTGTAAGGCATTGTTctttaataaacaaaatgattaaaaataaaataaaatttcctttttttaacaaaattatgTTCTCATGTGCTGGAGCAGTAGTATactaggtagggcatttaccatgcAAGTGATTGACCAGATTATATAACTGGCACCCCAAATGAGATCTCCAGAGCCCAaaaggagtaatcctgagcaaagacccagaagtaagtcctgagcaccacctggtttagtcaaaacaaaatgaataaagttctagtaaggaggggccagagaaaaggaaacagagaGAGGATGAAATGATTATAATGCATGTGATCTctattgtaaaaataatataagattaaatatgaaattattttaaaagaaagtttatgCCTTCAAAGAATTTTAAGAATGCTTTTCAAAGTTTTGAAACATATAGCAGAAGAAAAAGGGACATTCATGTGTTCTAAAGATAGGGGATAAATATGATATAGATATCATATGATATCGATGTGATATAGATATGAGTTGAGTGAACTTTTTTTAAGAACTTTTCCTATCATagtatctaaaagggaaaaaaatagccCCTACTAAATCATTCTGAAGGATAACAGAATACTTGACAGTACTACTTGGCTTAGTTAAAATATGTATGCTTTGTCCTTCCCAAAAATCTGAATTTTACTTCACAaagttaaaatttcaaatataatttaacagagaatttataattttagtagaGAATTCTAAAAACCTAAAATCAAAGAAGCGTGCTAACTTGTGGATTTTTGAGCATGTGTTATTTtgtggttttcattttgttttgtttttttgcagcaAGGGATGGATACTACACAGAGGAGTTGGCATCCATTAAGGCTCTATTTACTGAGTGGTGCCTGGGAGTTCATGTGTTGCCTGTGATCAAAACCCAGCATTCCAGCTACTTGAGTTTATCTTCCTCACCTTCACTTGaattttgaaatgttaaaaaaagtGTGGcttcccttatgatcccctgaacactaacaagagtaattccagagtgcagagtcagaagtaaccactgagtattgctaggtgtggcccataaacaataGCAATAACAAGAAAATGCAAGCACATTTTCTACAAGTGTTTATTACTCCCCAGTTAACCTAGTGTCTACATCACCATCAAATGgatggggctagagcgatagcacagcagcatggTGTTTTCCTTGTTCGGGACAGACCCTGGGACACACCCGGAttcaccatcacatatggtcccctgagcctgccaggagcgatttctgaacacaaagccaagagtaactccggAGCGcagcctggtgtggtcccaaaacaaaacaaaacaaaacaaagcaaaacaaaacaaaacaaaacaaaaaaggaaccaCTCTTTCCTAAACTTCTGATGTTTTGATATAGTCTGAAAAAATCCATCTTCATCACATCTGGAGGATTACCACAGATGTATAATTTGACAGCAAAGGAGGCAGTATGCTAATACCTTAAATGACTTTATCTAATTTGCAAATGTATAGATTAATGGTGAGACACTGTTCTggatttctaaattaatttattacAGCATATAAAATTATTGTACACTTAATAGCTTGAAAATATTACCATTTCATTGTATcacaagtctctctctctctctctctctctctctctctctctctctctctctctccccctgattTTACACACGtgagcacaaacacacacacacacacacacacaaattggcTTTAAGGTCAGAACAATTCTACATCACACTGATTGTAGTCACTCAGTAATACTCATCTGGCTACTCAACTGGGCCGTGAAGAACAGCAAATACTTGAAATAACCACAATCTCCTCTTAATGGATTCTCTATGACTCTTCAAGTCTTCCCTTCAGGGCAGTGTTCAAACTTCTTACATGAAAGCTCTGAGTCTCAAGAAAGCAAATAGTATATATGAGCCAAATAAAGGCACTGAACAGTATCAGTTCTGCCAAATTTTCTCAAAGTCATCACAAATCCAGATTCAGGAAAAATAGTAGAAAACTCATCTCTTGATTATAAGATTTTATAGCCATCTTTATTGTCACAAGTTTCCCAAGGATGCAGACAATTCTCAATTCTCATACATTAGAATCTTTCTGAAAGTTCCATTGGAGTTAGTTGAAAGTCAAATACAGAGGAAAATCAATGtgacttaaaaattatataaaccaaatgcACAAAGTACAtgacataaaactaaaaatatagtaaactgaaagatagtacaggagttaaagaaCTTTCCTTGCAGCATATTTTCACCCTTAGTATCACATGCAGTCCTTTAAGCtcacagaaccagaagttagtcctgagcaccacttgaagTGGTCCAACTCCCAACTCCCACAATAAGGAGAATTCCCAAATAGTAAATGTAAAGATATTTATTGATTAGAATTAAatataatacagaaagaaaatttaaaaattgtttgactctaggggccagagggatagcacagcgttaggacgcttgccttgcacgcagctgatttgaacagacaatggttcgaatcctgcatctcatagggtcctccATGTCTGCCAGAAGctacttctgaatgcagagcctggagtacctcctgagcatagccggggttgtcccaaaaaccaaaaacaaaacaaaacaacaacaacaacaacaacaaaaaattgtttgACTCTCATACAATACTGCTAATATTAGaagcatatatatttacattaattcATTAGTCTTAGGCCATAAGCATACTCAAAAAAATTGGGAGATTAGTTTCGTATTGTATGACCTAATAAACTATATAGTGgtgaaaatacttaaaaatagttttataaagttctcgatttaaaaagaaaaaaatttaacatctcGGATCAAAGTTCTTAAATATGAATGAATTAGAGATGCTAAAGCAACTGCTTAGGATCCAGGACGCCTCCTGGAAAAAACTACATTTCCCATAATTCTTGGGACCGCCAGAGCCACTGTGTCGGTTCTAAACTACAACTCCCATAATCCTCGGAGCCCGCCACTTGGCCGCGTTTTCCTTTCGGCTCGGCCCCTTTTCCCATAATTCCTTGCGTTTCCGGTGCCCCGAGGAACAAGGTCGTGAGCAAAGGAGGCCTCGAGGTGCTGTCGCCATTCCACTCTCCCTGGGTCTCTGCATCTGTTTTGCAGAGCTCCGTAATCGAGCAATGTTGGGACAGAGTGTTCGGAGGTTCACGACCTCCGTGGTCCGGAGGAGCCACTATGAGGAGGGCCCGGGGAAGGTTAGTGGGTGTGGGCCCCCCGGTTCGGgcgggaagggggaggggaggtcTGTTTGCGCCCAATGGACTCCAAGGCGAATGACACCTGGGAAGTGAACTGGAGGATTTGGTGAGTCTTAAGTCGAAGTAGCTGCATCTTCCAGGGACCTGGGAGAGAGACAAGACTAATTGCTGATGCAATTACTGCTGGTACGAATGTGGAGGTAGCCCCGCAGGCCCTTGCACCCTGATCCCACTGCACCCTAAACCCTCAGGTGCAGAGTGGCCTGGAAACCACTCATGCAGGTATTGCAGCTTCAAGGGACTCTGCAAGGTCATCGGACTGGAGTCAAGGTCACTGGGAGCTACCTAAGCTAAAGGGGGACCGTTTTGTGCCATAGTTTTATTTATCTAGTAGATTCTACCCGAAGAACCGACTCACTGGGGTCGAGATTagctttaccccccccccccttcctcccGGGTGCATCAGCAACCACAGACTGTAAGAACGGGTTTGAGGCCCAGCTGGAATGGACGCCCTGCACCGTTGAAAGATTAGCATGCACCGTGACCCCGACTTTGTAGTCCAGTTAACTTTATTGCTTTGTATTGTCTCAGATTTACCCCCTTGCTAGTAAATTGTAAACGGGAACAGTGAATTCTTTTCGTTTCTAAAATGGCTCTTTTAgacagtaaaatttttttttccgtACTTCTGTCCCAATTAGCACCAGTTTATATCTGAAGATATACACCGTTGCTTAACGACccaggttttatttattaaagtttgggtatcttgacgattttaaaatttgggaaaaaaaagttaaaaggtgCTGggacatatgcatatattttgtcttgatggtgaagaaaaaaatagagaattcaGTTATTTAATTTTGGCTTAGGTATGCTAGTGGTCTGAAGTTCTGTTTTTGTTGCTTGTGCTTTCCTTACAGAATTTGCCTTTTTCAGTGGAAAACAAGTGGCGGTTATTAGCGATGATGACGGTGTACTTCGGATCTGGATTTGCAGCACCTTTCTTTATAGTAAGACACCAGCTGCTTAAGAAATAAGCACTTGCTGAGAAACAGGTAATGTTTTTCTAAGCCACTCAAAACTGTTTTCTTTTGTATAACCGTGACCTCCCCATTTGCCCTGtcaaacaaatacatttttgagTGTAGGGCAAAGTTCTCACTTCATTTAGAGATGTGTTCATAAATATGTGTTTCTTTGCTTGGTCAGTGTTGTGGGGGTACTATGGCTGATAGCCACACTTTAGTATCTTGTCATTCTTTACAACATGATCCTGGGACCCTGACTTGTTAGAATGACAGTGGTGGTGGACCAGAGTTGGGGTGAGGGTTCCCATCAAGCAGTGGTCAGAAGGTCCAGCACAACCAGTGGTTCACTGAAAGAACCTGGTGACTGATTATTATAGACTTTGGCAGTGTAATCAGACTGCACCCAGCAATGTGGGGAGTGGTGTCCAGAATTAAACCAGGGTAAACTGCATATATCTGATTCTTGACTAGGGTTCTTACCTGCTAGTCGCTAGTCATGTTCATAGATCATGTTTAAGTAGGTAAAGTTCTTGTATGATTCTATACCTTGAGGGGAGCTTATATAATAATCACACGTGATTATTGTGGGCTGAAAGTTTTGCATATTCTCCATTTGATGGTTGGGAGtttttgtatttacttattttgctaGATTATAAGCagaattttccaaaaaaaaaaaaaaagattgggtgGAATTTATACTTTGAATAAAAAAGATTGCCATAGACATTTTAGATTTACCTAAATTATTCTGGAAAGATTTAGGTACATGTGATGAAGCAAATCAGTATGAATAAGATGATACTGTAAACGCTTTCTGATGTACCTTCCATGATGCCCATGTAGTATGTTAATAAAACTACTTATCTATAAAATgagagattttttaattttattaatttatttttttttcacagatgatGAAGAGGAGCATATGAAGTGCAATCTTGCCCCTAATGAAAATTGAGCAGAccactaaatatatttataaataaacttatGGCATGAATATTAATGCCTCTTCTCTGAACTATGGAATGTGaaaattgtgctttttatttgagaaatactCTAGAATTTCCTAAAATATGATTTAGTTTCCTGGTcctaaatttcaaaattttatttaatttttgatcctAATTCTCAAACTTGCTGGTTAATGTTCTAGAAGAGCAATGTACTTTTcatgtttgagccacacctggtgatactggCTTGTTATGAGATGCCATGGGTCCTGTGTCAAAAGAGCCATATTCATTATAATATTGCATTAGCCCCAGGAGCAATGCAAGTTTTGGGGCTTTTAAGTCTCCAGGAAAGTAGATAACGAGTGCTTTACCATTTGCATCTCTTTTTGATCACTATTGGAATCCTGTTGATTTTAGACTATTAAAATGAAACTACTAGTCTCTGGCTTTTATGCTTTATGGTGAGAATGCAgtacatattttttctctaagtaAGTGTCTGGAGTCTTAAATAAATACCTCTGGCTCGTTCTAAATCTCTTGATGAATAAAATGATTACATTGGCCAGTCCTTGCTTAAGTATTAGGAGTCTTGGATCTATTTAGAAATGGATGGTTGATTTAATGAGACTTTAGGATTTCAAAAATTACTGGGAAAAAATTTTAGATGGATTCAGGGACTTGAGTGAGACTAATGGAAGTCAAGTGAATGTTAACTTTATGCTAGGCTTCGTCACCAGAATTCACTCCCCACCACAATCctgaaagaaaatgacaaaaactaTCTTACTGcagaaatggtaaaaaaaaaaaattacaaagagacTTAGTGTTCTAAGCCCAActtgaagatttaaaaataagttgtaaGTTTCCTCATTTTGAGTTATTATAGACAGATGAAGTATGAAAAATtgattttggattacacctggcagtgtgatcagtcagggattgaatctgtgttagcgtgtgcaaggcaaataccctacccactgtgctatcacttttaaGCCACTTAAGCATAAAAATGGTGTCTCCTGTGTTAATTCAGGAACACTGGGGCTAGAGGACAATCTTAGTAATACTGACTATGATGGTGCATCAGCaagattgcttgccttgcatatagctgacctggattcactTAAGGATTACATATTttttcctgaacactaccagaagtaattcctgaaagaAGAACTAAGAGTAGCCCCTGTAATGACCGGCATTATCATGTAATCAGTGCTGTCCCCACCCAAAAATGTTTCTGTAGATTGcttaaaatgaatcaaaatacaaaaattagaaaaataaaaggggccgacgtggcgctagaggtaaggtgtctgccttgccagcgctagcctaggacggaccgcggttcgattccctggcttcccatatggtccccaaagtcaggagcaatttctgagcgcataaccaggagtaacccctgagcgtcactgggtgtggcccaaaaaccaaaataaaaaaaaaattagaaaatggtcatTGTGTTATAAGTCAAACAAGCCCCAGTGTCCCTAAAATGCCAGGTATCGAAGCAAACTCAAAACCAGATGCTTTTATTTATCTTGGCACCCCTTCTGTAAATAAATATGCAGCAGGTAAGTGTTCACCTCTAAGGAGCTTTATAATTATCTTAAAATCATTGATTCCTTTCTTATCTCATTTCCCATAGTAGTGATCATGGTCATAGAGCCTTATGCATATATCTTCATATAGTAAGTGCTCTGAGCAATAATTGAATTTTTGAAGTCAAGTATGCCACAAACGTAACTCAAGTTGCCAAGTTGAATTCTCCAAATGTGTATTGGATTGATCTAATTAGGCTCTGAGTTAAACTTCAGATCAGCATTTGAGAAGTACTGTTTTAAGGAACTTGGGAATTGTGTCTGGGAATGTTTGCTTACTGCTAGAGCCTCTACTGGCTTGGAATATGAGAGGTTACATTGAATCTCAACACTGGAATAAAATCTACAGAACTAAAATATGTAATCTCTGGAAACAATATTAAGGAGATACTATTTGAGATTTGGTCAGGTGTACCCTTATCTGCAATAAAATGGCTAGTAAATAAGTCCAGGTATTACATATTGACTAGACAGCAAGAAAATTATATCTAGTTTTGGGTGACCAGTGAtgggaaacagcaacaactgctGATTGGCCCACAGGGTCTGGGTTATTATATTGGGGACTGGGAGCATGTGCAGATTTATTGCTTTATTTGCTAGCTATTGGAGTAAGGGAGAAATTACAAGAATGCCTTAGCAAGATCCAGCTGTCATTTGTCACATCAAATTCTGTTTTCGCCTCCCCTCTTTTGGGTGGAAAGGgtgggtggtcacacctggcagcactcagtggttactcctggccctatgctgagaaatcactcctggcagcttgggggaacatgggatgcagggattcaaactactgtccagcatgcaaggcaaacaccctacctccatactatctccagccccagctcccccccccccctttttttttttttataaaaaatccaGAACTTCATTGATGGTGACTGAGAAATCATAATCTTTACACCCAGTAACCATCTCTTTAAGAGCCACCAAACATTTCAGAGCCTCTGTactcatcaggaaaaaaaaatctaaaaaaaggtATTGTCAGCATATTCACAGCTAAGTcttcataaaatatatagcaCACATTTTAAGTATTGAGATCCTTAAGGATTATTTTGAAGACATTCTTTACAGACCTGTGTAACCAAAACAGTGGGATTCCTTTACAAATTTTAGCACAGTGTTTATaactataaaatgtattatatgtttatttttatgaatcGCCACAATTAGGGACAGTATCATTACTATCTAAGGACAAGTTAATTCAAAAATCTGGTTCTAAGCAAAGGGTTATTTTAGCTGCATAATAGTTTACATATTtagatacatttcttttttcagacacATATCTTAATGTCCTTTTAATTCCCAGAAACTGCAGTATTATATAATGGgctcatttttgttttagagccatatCTGGCACTGTACAAGACTTATTCCTGCTTAGGattcactcctagtggggttcagggaaccatatatgtttttttgggatcaaacccaggtccatagcCTGAAAGCATAATAGGGTTAGATTGACATCTTCATGTCTATGTTACTATTCAGaactgggccacattcagtggcactcgggttactcctggctagcactcaacatcactcctggcttgggggactatataagatgcagagggatcgaaccatgatccgtcctaggtcagcatgtgcatggcaaacgccctactgcttgtgccactgcaccAGCCCCAACTATTCAGAATAGTTTTAACCAGTTAGTTCTAGTCTGAAATAAGAGTAAAAACAAATCTGCATTCTGGGTGAAAGATGTACCATACAGTGCCTGCTGAAATGGTCCAAATGTCATATTTTAGAATGTCCAGTAAAGGGCATAACACGTATAATTTTACAGTATAAATACAGATAAACTagttacagaaaaaaatactatttggTGTTTTCTAAAAGTGAAAATAAGCAATGAAAGCTTTTACATGGTTTAATTCAGTTGCTCTTATCAAACAATCAAGAAACGAAAAAGCAGTTtgcagtagtgttttaggtacatgaTGTTTTTGTAACATAATCACACTAAAAGTGCCATTACCCCTTCACTGCTGTCCCTAGGTCCCTTTTCCATCCCACATCATCTTCCCCAGCTATTACAATCTTGGCTTGTTAACCTTGGCTCTGCCATCATTCAGGCATTTTCAgtgaaaattgtctttgcttATGAGTGACATTGCCTAGTGTGTGTCTCTCGactgcgcgcgcgcgtgtgtgtgtgtgtgtgtgtgtgtgcgcgcgcacacacacacacacacagaaacacacacaaataccGGGATAAACTTTTCACCAAAGGGTCAAAACCTTTGAGCATTTGCTATTACCTTTTTGAATTACTGACTTTGTATTTGAGCGTTGATCTCCAAGAACTGAAATTACTGTGTCATGAACAAATGGAACACTGCCAAAGAggttttacataaataaatggcTAAAATGAGAAAGATCTCtactaaatacaaaaaaatatttcatacattATATCAGACATATCCAAGACATAAAGCATTCTCAAAGTTGGACAACAACAAATAATCCCAAAACTGGAGATAAGGAGATAAAATCTGATTTTCATATGCCAGTCGCATGTGTGGTGCATGCCTAGCTTGctcccaacccaggtttgatgcttgGCATcacttgatcccctgagcatcaccaggttctGCCTTGAAGGACCCTATCACCTCTGGGGTGACCCAGATAAGTGCTGCCACTGTCAGGTCCAGGCTGCACAGACATCCCCGTCCTTCCATACTACTAATAACCTGAATGCATGACTAGTGAGATTTCTTGGGCTTCCTGAGCATGATgtagaaacccaaagaaaaggaaaagtgttTATCACTTCGGTAAATATTAACAAGATTCCCATGTATAAAACAATTTACAAGCCCTCACAGGTTACTGATTCTGCCAATTACCTGATCTTGGCTTCCCACTCTCAAATTGAGAAATGAATGTATGCTTTTTATAAGCTATCTAATCACTGGTATTATGTTAGAGAATTcttaattaaaattacataaatcTAATTTTCTCCATATGTCCTCTAAATTACTATGCTGATTAATAGGAAAAGCAAATTCATTTATAATGTTCATACTTAATGCACCTAAAATAAAGTTAAGTTGTCTATAGATAGTAAAAAATAAGCATTCATGGGGAGggtaaatcaattttaaaaggtTGATAATATGGAAGATGGACtagaacttttgcttttgttttttgggtcacacccagcagcgcacaggggttacttctggctctgtgctcagaaattgttcctagtaggcacgagggaccatatgggatgccgcgattcgaaccactgtccatcctgaatgggctgcgtgcaaggcaaatgccctacctactgctgtgctagtaCTTTTGatgcttttgttattttgtttgtttttttttgggggggtgggccaccTCCCCAGAGgcgtttaggggttattcctggctctttgctcaaatagtacttctggcagacttgggggaccatctgggatgccaggaatcgaacctgggcttGTTCCAGgtcagccgcttacaaggcaaataaatgccctactgctgagctatcactatggcccctttGTTTGACTTTTGTTTGTACACCTAGATGTGTtctgggttacttctgactctgcacccaaGAATCCTTCCTggtggacttgagggaccatatggtttacCAGTGTTTGAACCTGAGTCTGACACATGCAAGCTCTATCACAGTAGCCCCTGGAATAGCAATTTTGACGGTTAGCATAAAAGATGTATTGATGTTAAATTGCTATGCTATATACGAGCATGTATGTTATATACTAGTGGAACATTATGCAGTTTATTCATGACATAAGAGAAAATCATCTAATAGCAAAATCATAATTAGCAAAATCATATCTCCAAACCTATACCTAAGAGGAAAGAAACTTTAACAAAGATGGTACAGGAGAGGGATGTGACTGAGGGCTAGAGGTaggaaactggagatattggttgataataaatttaaaaaatgaagtgttTTTTGGAATGGAAAATTATTGAGAATCACTTTGATATCATATAGAACATAATAGCTACTGAAATTTTATAGAATACTTAGTTATGAATATGAAGAGAAGAagcacaaaaaaacagaaatcaaagcagAAGTTTCAGAATAGCATTAGATAGTAAATGCATAAAATAGGAAGATGTATGCTTGAAGGCTTGATGATACATGAAGAATAGGATGAATGAGAGAAGACTCTAGTAAAGACAGATTCacaaatcacaaaataaatcCACCCTCTTTCATTAAAACAAGCACAACTTTGGTTAAAGAAGCTAGTTTTACTcctaataaaagagaagaatgtCTTTGAACTAAGAAACTTCGTTAACTTTATCAAATTCTTCTCCGGCTACaaataatcatattaatattatAGGAAAATAATATTCCAAAGTGAATAAATTACAGGTGGCATTCATAGAAA encodes the following:
- the LOC125998229 gene encoding cytochrome c oxidase subunit 7C, mitochondrial; amino-acid sequence: MLGQSVRRFTTSVVRRSHYEEGPGKNLPFSVENKWRLLAMMTVYFGSGFAAPFFIVRHQLLKK